A genomic region of Novipirellula aureliae contains the following coding sequences:
- a CDS encoding ATPase, T2SS/T4P/T4SS family, producing the protein MAEEIELQLWQTVQPVEFIPEVKDRNEAQALLISTRQGAGYQIAGGQLSHAIQSRATHVLMDFSQNACAIRYQVDGNWEQLPPLDRETGDAMLYALKQLCLLNPADRRSAQTGKMKLKLAKDKYRLTMQSQGVPTGERVLTKIEAEKIPFENLADLGMRDKMISELKEQLNAPGNLVVITAPKSEGLTTSWDVVMGAADKFVRDFQAIEDQATPEPEIINVSSNYYGGDTGITQLDLLKRMILKEPDVFVFPELPQPESLQLALQQVAKLEKSIYTRFVSDNAMNGLVQLLNKYKDSAKEIAGAIGCVLNQRLVRRLCDNCKVGFEPPPKLLAQLGIPAGRVAMLYQPFVPPPIEQQVDENGRPAPIEPCHACAGRGYMGRIAIFELLRPGKELRAAVLKTRDTGQLYNIAKQEGHRGIQSEAVLTVARGLTSLDELKRVFSKR; encoded by the coding sequence ATGGCCGAAGAAATTGAACTCCAATTATGGCAAACCGTTCAGCCGGTTGAATTTATTCCCGAAGTCAAGGATCGAAACGAAGCGCAAGCTTTGCTGATCTCAACGAGACAAGGCGCCGGATACCAAATCGCTGGAGGACAACTCTCCCATGCGATCCAATCGCGAGCGACCCATGTGCTAATGGATTTTTCCCAAAATGCCTGTGCGATCCGTTACCAAGTCGACGGTAATTGGGAACAACTTCCGCCGCTCGACCGCGAAACGGGCGATGCGATGTTGTACGCTCTTAAACAATTGTGTTTGCTGAACCCTGCCGATCGACGTAGTGCTCAAACGGGCAAGATGAAACTAAAGTTGGCCAAGGACAAGTATCGGCTGACGATGCAATCGCAAGGGGTTCCAACCGGCGAGCGTGTCTTGACGAAGATCGAAGCCGAAAAGATTCCGTTTGAGAACTTGGCCGACCTTGGCATGAGAGATAAAATGATCTCCGAGCTGAAGGAACAACTCAATGCACCAGGCAATCTGGTCGTCATCACCGCCCCGAAGAGCGAAGGTTTGACCACGTCCTGGGATGTCGTCATGGGAGCAGCCGATAAGTTTGTACGCGACTTTCAAGCCATTGAAGATCAAGCGACACCCGAGCCCGAAATCATCAACGTTAGCTCAAACTATTACGGTGGCGATACCGGGATAACCCAACTCGATTTGCTAAAACGCATGATCTTGAAGGAACCCGACGTCTTCGTCTTTCCCGAATTGCCTCAGCCTGAATCGTTACAGTTGGCACTTCAGCAAGTTGCCAAGTTGGAAAAGAGTATTTACACACGATTCGTTTCTGACAATGCGATGAATGGACTCGTTCAATTGCTCAACAAGTACAAGGACTCGGCAAAAGAAATCGCGGGTGCGATCGGTTGCGTTCTGAACCAACGATTGGTTCGACGACTTTGTGACAATTGTAAAGTCGGTTTTGAGCCACCACCAAAACTACTGGCCCAACTTGGCATTCCAGCAGGCCGCGTCGCGATGTTGTACCAACCCTTCGTACCTCCGCCAATCGAACAGCAGGTCGACGAGAATGGACGCCCGGCACCAATCGAACCCTGCCACGCATGTGCCGGTCGCGGCTACATGGGGCGAATCGCTATTTTCGAATTGCTGAGACCCGGCAAAGAATTGCGGGCCGCTGTGTTGAAGACGCGTGATACGGGACAACTCTACAATATCGCCAAACAGGAAGGTCATCGAGGCATTCAATCGGAAGCCGTGTTGACAGTCGCGAGAGGCTTAACAAGTTTGGACGAACTGAAACGAGTTTTCTCAAAACGGTAA
- a CDS encoding Gfo/Idh/MocA family protein — protein MSDILDEVRFGVIGTGRITRRLVADIQSTDGAKVTAIASRTSERARWYADQYGIPNGIEGYAKMLARDDVDAVYISLPPSMHGEWSIASANAKKHVLCEKPLTVSLAESEAIDQACSENGVRWLDATGWLHHERSETFARWIQEEKFGKLGHISASVSFYQPFQSGDHRLDPALGGGCVLDLGWYAGGFARFAAGQLPEAVFAEQVVIDGAAQKLTALLWFANNLTATLSCGYDTATRKWFEVAGSESSLICDDFTRPWNDRPARCWIHDAAGSVEQHSFEGHQERRMIRKLIGTEPLAALHRQALDTQQIIEAMQTSIEQKTKVTL, from the coding sequence TTGAGTGACATATTGGATGAGGTTCGTTTTGGTGTGATCGGCACAGGCCGGATAACCCGCCGTTTGGTGGCTGACATACAGTCAACCGATGGGGCAAAGGTAACTGCGATTGCCAGCCGGACTTCGGAGCGTGCTCGCTGGTACGCCGACCAATACGGAATTCCCAACGGGATTGAGGGCTATGCAAAGATGCTCGCTCGAGACGATGTGGATGCCGTTTACATTTCGCTACCGCCTTCGATGCACGGCGAATGGTCGATCGCGTCAGCGAACGCTAAAAAGCATGTCCTGTGTGAAAAACCGCTGACGGTGTCGCTTGCCGAATCGGAGGCGATTGATCAAGCCTGCAGTGAAAACGGGGTTCGATGGCTTGATGCAACCGGTTGGTTGCACCATGAGCGGAGCGAAACGTTTGCGCGTTGGATCCAGGAAGAGAAGTTCGGAAAACTTGGGCACATCAGTGCATCGGTATCGTTTTACCAGCCGTTCCAATCGGGCGATCATCGGCTCGATCCAGCGCTCGGTGGTGGCTGCGTACTCGATTTGGGCTGGTATGCTGGAGGCTTCGCTCGCTTCGCGGCAGGCCAGCTGCCGGAGGCGGTATTTGCCGAACAAGTGGTCATCGATGGTGCTGCTCAAAAATTGACAGCACTGCTATGGTTTGCGAACAACCTGACCGCTACGCTCTCGTGCGGCTACGATACCGCAACACGAAAATGGTTCGAAGTTGCTGGCAGCGAGTCGTCATTGATCTGTGATGATTTCACCCGTCCTTGGAACGACCGGCCGGCCAGATGTTGGATTCACGATGCGGCAGGTTCCGTTGAGCAGCACTCGTTCGAGGGTCACCAAGAACGTCGCATGATTCGCAAGTTGATCGGTACCGAACCACTCGCTGCACTGCACCGACAAGCGCTCGACACCCAACAAATCATTGAAGCGATGCAAACGTCGATTGAGCAAAAAACAAAGGTGACGTTGTAG
- a CDS encoding Uma2 family endonuclease: MNDSATMDDQHPSGEGTLLAIEVSDSSLRSDRIKKADLYAEAGIQEHWVVDVQVPCNHILREVAADGHYGWQRTANGGDNVSPIAKPDATFNVAGLFGVCSTSRHLARLG; encoded by the coding sequence ATGAACGATTCAGCTACAATGGATGACCAACATCCAAGTGGCGAGGGCACGTTGCTGGCGATCGAGGTGTCGGATTCAAGCTTGCGATCCGATCGAATCAAGAAAGCCGACCTGTACGCTGAAGCGGGCATCCAAGAGCACTGGGTTGTCGATGTTCAAGTTCCATGTAACCACATCCTGCGTGAGGTGGCTGCCGACGGCCATTATGGTTGGCAACGCACGGCGAACGGCGGCGATAACGTCTCACCCATCGCAAAGCCGGATGCAACCTTCAACGTCGCTGGTCTGTTTGGGGTCTGCTCGACATCACGTCACCTTGCACGATTGGGTTGA
- a CDS encoding efflux RND transporter periplasmic adaptor subunit, with amino-acid sequence MSKQRWKTWRKRLMVVPPIVLAIVVYAWLVKHSPPLQKQAENESARILETMVVPRLDVRPKVSGFGTAKFARSWRAVTQVEGRINKIHPELRPGAMIQAGELLLEIDDSDYRSRVAELNATIDQQDAEIQRLEQSIQNNQKSLSIENEALAILQREYEREQTLHSQQAGSGASIDSKRREWLSQQKVVQDLINNTALVAPQIKALQAAKRQLAVQIEQAQRDIERTKITAPFRMRVGEVQLEVGQFVGVGETLFMGYSDAEVEVEVQLPLLDIHRLFVSQSEGVPSQPEFDSEDFQQVFSFDALVKVAGVESPVLYPGRFLRVREIVDSQTKMVGFVVGVENVLPPDQEVPTPPLLEGAFCDVDVFGKTLADQVVIPRSVIRNDSVYLVDEQNRLAMRTVKVRFTQDDYAVIASGLEGGETLVIANPSPAIIGMLVDPIESLERTESLVHSVTSDAQSKRFNGESMRPQTSP; translated from the coding sequence ATGTCGAAGCAGCGATGGAAGACTTGGCGAAAACGATTGATGGTGGTTCCACCGATCGTTTTGGCGATCGTTGTCTATGCATGGCTCGTCAAGCATTCTCCTCCGTTGCAAAAACAAGCGGAGAACGAGTCCGCTCGAATTCTAGAAACCATGGTGGTCCCGCGCCTTGACGTTCGCCCGAAAGTCAGCGGATTCGGGACGGCCAAGTTCGCTCGGTCTTGGAGAGCGGTCACGCAGGTCGAGGGCCGGATTAACAAAATCCATCCCGAGCTGCGTCCTGGAGCGATGATTCAAGCTGGCGAACTGTTGTTGGAGATCGACGATTCCGACTATCGCTCCCGAGTGGCTGAATTGAACGCGACGATTGACCAGCAAGACGCTGAGATTCAACGACTTGAACAATCGATCCAAAACAACCAGAAGAGTCTCTCCATCGAAAACGAGGCCTTGGCGATCTTGCAGCGAGAATACGAACGCGAACAAACGCTCCATTCCCAGCAGGCCGGTTCAGGTGCTTCGATCGACTCGAAACGTCGTGAATGGTTGAGTCAGCAAAAAGTGGTGCAAGATTTGATAAACAACACAGCGTTGGTTGCGCCTCAGATCAAAGCATTGCAGGCAGCCAAACGTCAATTGGCCGTCCAAATAGAACAGGCCCAACGCGATATCGAAAGGACGAAAATCACCGCTCCCTTCCGAATGCGAGTGGGAGAGGTTCAGTTGGAGGTCGGGCAATTTGTCGGCGTAGGCGAAACGCTTTTCATGGGCTATAGCGATGCCGAAGTAGAGGTTGAGGTTCAATTGCCGTTGCTGGACATTCATCGGTTGTTTGTTTCGCAGTCCGAGGGTGTTCCATCCCAACCTGAATTCGACAGCGAGGATTTCCAGCAAGTCTTTTCGTTTGACGCTTTGGTCAAAGTCGCTGGCGTGGAAAGTCCAGTGTTGTACCCAGGGCGATTTCTGCGGGTCCGTGAAATCGTCGATTCACAGACAAAAATGGTGGGGTTCGTGGTTGGCGTGGAAAACGTTTTACCGCCTGATCAAGAAGTCCCCACGCCGCCGTTGCTCGAAGGTGCGTTTTGCGATGTTGACGTTTTTGGAAAGACTCTCGCCGATCAGGTGGTGATCCCGCGAAGTGTGATTCGCAATGATTCGGTTTACCTGGTCGACGAACAAAACCGATTGGCGATGAGAACGGTCAAAGTCAGGTTCACTCAGGACGACTATGCGGTGATCGCATCGGGGCTTGAGGGTGGCGAAACGCTTGTCATCGCAAATCCATCCCCCGCGATCATCGGAATGCTAGTCGACCCGATCGAGTCCCTCGAGAGGACGGAAAGCCTTGTCCATTCGGTTACCTCCGACGCGCAATCGAAGCGTTTCAATGGGGAAAGCATGCGACCGCAGACCAGCCCATGA
- a CDS encoding type IV pilus twitching motility protein PilT: MMARLKASLLHEKKELEVDKIFRALVKLEGSDLHLKVGQPPMVRVGGELKALNRPPINNEEMVDLLIPMMDERNLAIFEAEGGADFSHLCHVDGTQWRFRVNTLKSLGNIGLVARRISNWIPDFRGLYLPDSIETLCHFDQGMVLLAGVTGSGKSTTIGSMLNYINSIYRKHILTLEDPIEFIFTEDKCLINQREVGQDVKDFSIGMKHAVREDPDIILVGELRDEETFMTAIHAAETGHLVFGTIHAASAATTIGRILDLFPEEMHNAIRSAIAFNMKGIVAQKLLRSIKPGVSRVPTCEVMTFTPMIRKLVLEGQDNKLPDAIRIGAEDGMQDFTMSLKGLIDDELIDRPTAFAVAPNKDLLKMALKGIDVKAPGII; this comes from the coding sequence ATGATGGCTCGGCTCAAGGCGAGCTTGCTACATGAAAAGAAAGAACTCGAAGTCGACAAAATCTTCCGGGCACTCGTAAAACTCGAGGGCTCTGACTTGCACCTTAAGGTTGGCCAGCCACCGATGGTCCGTGTGGGGGGAGAGCTGAAAGCCCTCAACCGACCGCCAATCAATAACGAAGAAATGGTCGACCTGCTGATTCCAATGATGGACGAACGCAACCTAGCGATTTTCGAAGCCGAGGGGGGAGCTGACTTTTCACACCTGTGTCATGTGGATGGCACCCAGTGGCGTTTCCGTGTCAACACGCTCAAATCGCTTGGCAACATCGGCTTGGTGGCTCGACGCATCAGTAACTGGATCCCCGATTTCCGTGGTCTCTATCTTCCTGATTCCATCGAGACCCTTTGCCATTTCGATCAAGGCATGGTCCTATTGGCGGGGGTGACCGGTTCGGGGAAAAGTACGACGATCGGATCGATGCTGAACTATATCAATAGTATATACCGGAAACACATTTTGACGTTGGAAGATCCGATCGAGTTTATTTTTACCGAAGACAAGTGTTTGATTAATCAGCGAGAAGTTGGACAAGACGTCAAGGACTTTTCGATTGGCATGAAGCACGCGGTTCGTGAAGACCCCGACATCATTTTGGTCGGCGAACTTCGCGATGAAGAAACGTTTATGACCGCAATTCATGCCGCGGAAACGGGTCACCTGGTCTTTGGCACGATTCACGCGGCGAGTGCCGCGACAACCATCGGCCGTATTTTGGACTTGTTCCCCGAAGAGATGCACAATGCGATCCGCTCGGCGATCGCCTTCAATATGAAGGGGATCGTGGCTCAGAAACTGTTGCGCAGCATCAAGCCAGGCGTCTCGCGGGTACCCACTTGCGAGGTGATGACGTTCACCCCGATGATTCGAAAATTGGTGCTCGAAGGGCAAGACAACAAGTTGCCCGACGCCATTCGGATCGGTGCCGAGGATGGCATGCAAGATTTTACGATGAGCTTGAAAGGCTTGATTGATGACGAATTGATTGATCGCCCCACCGCGTTTGCGGTCGCCCCAAACAAAGACTTGCTCAAGATGGCACTCAAGGGCATCGACGTGAAAGCACCAGGAATCATCTAA
- a CDS encoding sulfatase-like hydrolase/transferase: protein MSQRNSKPVFSFFLVTFCVAFFGFGPCFTRFGVAEDTASETPPDRPNLLFILADDLGYGDLGVLWQNSISGSKRFATPNLDRMAHEGLILNQHYTAAPVCAPARGSLFSGVHQGHCTIRNTDFDNALEHNHTLATTLAQAGYATALIGKYGMQGSGKSPTQWSAYPTKRGFDFFHGYVRHVDGHQHYPANNWPIGDSKNHRSPRELYENDQEISADLDKCFTPDLFTARAKKWLVDHQATKAEQAFFLFLAYDTPHAALQLPTSSYPPGVGTSGGVQWIGKPGQMINTARGEVDSWRHPDYVGKGWTDEEVRFATLVRRMDDCVGDLLATLRDLKIDDNTLVIFTADNGPHAENYISGGKYEANAFDSFGPFEGTKRDCYEGGMRQPTFAWWPNQIAPGQTNNTPSQFQDWMATFCDLAGHVTPARCDGVSLVPLLTGVGEKRDGIVYTEFNHNGQAPKYPEFTHHAGDPRGNQQVIFIDGYKGIRNGIRSHADDFQIYDVHNDLAEANDLFRKENNDRPAYFASLQQRMKDRVLGARQIEKDDPFDPSSDKVESRPYDAELVPAVKLEVTSGVQVDAYEGRWNWVPQFAELKPLSTKQVATIDVASDLPRSYDAGLCYRGLLKVPSDGQWSFYATSDAGTHLRIHESQVIDDDFNHDGSEASGSILLKKGLHPFTLYYRTAQDKPILKLQWSGPGTSKQSIPDSSLFRGKQR, encoded by the coding sequence ATGAGCCAGCGAAACTCCAAACCAGTATTTTCTTTTTTCTTGGTGACGTTTTGCGTCGCGTTTTTCGGTTTTGGACCGTGTTTCACTCGGTTTGGCGTTGCTGAGGATACCGCCTCCGAGACGCCACCTGATCGCCCGAACCTTCTCTTCATCTTGGCGGATGATCTCGGCTATGGTGACCTGGGCGTCCTGTGGCAAAACTCGATCTCAGGAAGCAAACGATTTGCTACCCCCAACTTGGATCGAATGGCCCACGAAGGGTTGATTCTGAACCAGCACTACACCGCTGCGCCTGTGTGTGCACCGGCACGAGGTTCCTTGTTCAGCGGGGTTCATCAGGGGCACTGCACCATTCGAAATACCGATTTCGATAATGCTCTTGAGCACAATCACACGCTCGCAACGACTCTGGCGCAAGCCGGCTATGCTACGGCGTTGATTGGGAAGTATGGCATGCAGGGCTCTGGCAAATCTCCAACCCAATGGTCGGCCTATCCTACCAAGCGCGGGTTCGATTTCTTTCATGGTTATGTTCGCCATGTTGATGGGCATCAACACTACCCCGCCAACAATTGGCCGATCGGCGATTCGAAAAACCATCGGAGCCCCAGGGAGCTCTACGAAAACGATCAAGAGATTTCAGCCGATCTCGACAAGTGTTTCACCCCTGACTTGTTCACTGCACGTGCGAAGAAATGGCTCGTTGATCACCAGGCAACCAAGGCCGAACAAGCATTTTTTCTTTTCCTTGCATATGACACCCCGCACGCGGCTCTGCAATTGCCAACGTCATCCTATCCGCCAGGCGTTGGTACGAGCGGTGGGGTTCAGTGGATTGGCAAGCCGGGACAGATGATCAATACGGCGCGAGGGGAAGTCGATTCGTGGCGACATCCCGATTATGTCGGCAAGGGCTGGACCGATGAAGAGGTTCGTTTCGCTACACTCGTTCGCCGCATGGACGATTGCGTTGGTGACCTGCTTGCAACGCTTCGGGATTTAAAGATCGACGATAACACGCTCGTCATCTTTACCGCCGACAACGGGCCACATGCCGAAAATTACATTTCAGGAGGCAAGTATGAAGCCAATGCATTTGATTCATTTGGACCGTTTGAGGGTACCAAACGCGATTGCTACGAAGGTGGCATGCGGCAACCCACGTTCGCGTGGTGGCCGAACCAAATCGCACCTGGGCAAACGAACAACACACCCTCACAGTTCCAAGACTGGATGGCGACCTTCTGCGATTTGGCCGGGCATGTGACGCCCGCACGGTGTGACGGTGTTTCCCTCGTGCCGCTACTGACCGGTGTCGGAGAAAAACGTGACGGGATTGTGTACACCGAATTCAATCATAACGGCCAGGCTCCGAAGTATCCCGAATTCACCCACCATGCCGGGGATCCTCGTGGGAACCAACAAGTCATCTTCATCGATGGCTACAAAGGTATTCGCAACGGTATTCGCTCGCATGCAGACGATTTTCAAATTTACGATGTCCACAATGATTTGGCGGAAGCAAACGATTTGTTTCGCAAAGAGAACAATGATCGACCTGCTTACTTTGCGAGCTTGCAACAGAGGATGAAGGACCGTGTCCTCGGCGCCCGTCAAATTGAAAAAGATGATCCATTCGACCCCAGTTCTGACAAGGTGGAGTCTCGCCCTTACGATGCGGAGCTCGTTCCTGCGGTCAAGCTCGAGGTGACCAGTGGCGTCCAAGTCGATGCCTACGAAGGCCGCTGGAATTGGGTTCCCCAATTTGCTGAACTCAAACCGCTTAGCACAAAACAGGTTGCCACGATCGATGTGGCCAGCGATTTACCAAGATCCTATGACGCCGGGCTGTGTTACCGTGGTCTTCTCAAGGTTCCTAGCGATGGTCAATGGTCTTTCTACGCCACCTCGGATGCTGGAACTCACCTCCGCATCCATGAGTCACAAGTGATTGATGACGATTTCAATCACGACGGATCGGAAGCGAGCGGATCTATCTTACTCAAGAAAGGGCTCCATCCGTTTACCCTCTACTATCGAACCGCACAAGACAAGCCAATCTTGAAGCTGCAATGGTCGGGACCAGGAACGTCGAAGCAGAGCATTCCAGATTCATCCCTGTTCCGTGGCAAACAACGGTAA